The following are encoded together in the Astyanax mexicanus isolate ESR-SI-001 chromosome 8, AstMex3_surface, whole genome shotgun sequence genome:
- the LOC111189648 gene encoding tripartite motif-containing protein 16-like, translating to MAEAGILVFQDEFSCSVCLDLLKNPITIPCGHSFCMVCVNDCWDEEDQKKIYSCPHCRHTFTSRPVVSKNTMLAEVVEKLKKTRLQAAPPDHSSADPEDVECDFCTGRKHKAVQSCLVCLASYCEAHLQPHYQSPAFKKHKLVKASRRLQEQICSQHDKLLEVYCRTDQQCICVLCTMDDHRGHDTVSLKAERSEKQKQLVETQRKYKERIQEREKELQELIEAVETHKRSAQTAVEDSEKIFTEMILSIERRRSEVRQMIRDQEKAAVSEAEERLKRLEQEITELKRRDADLEKLSFTEDHIHFLQSFKSLSAPPGSSASPAFTLSRLNTFEVVKKSVSQLRGKLDEFWKEEFEKTSAAGKNSFMQILLPPEPKSREEFLEYSCQLTLDPNTAFKHLFLSERNTVVTRSTTVQPYPDHPDRFDVFPQVLCRESVSGRCYWEVGWRGDGGVGIAVSYKSISRKGYGGECRFGGDNDQSWRLFCYFSRYTFRYNNEATEISGVPVSSRVGVYVDHRAGTLSFYSISDTMTLIHRVQTTFTQPLYAGFWLNIDSSVNLLLSAK from the exons ATGGCAGAAGCTGGTATTTTAGTGTTTCAGGatgagttcagctgttcagtctgccTGGATCTCCTGAAGAATCCAATTActattccctgtggacacagtttctgtatggtgtgtgtTAATGATTGCtgggatgaggaggatcagaagaagatctacagctgccctcactgcagacacaccttcacctcaagacctgtcgtgagtaaaaacaccatgctggctgaggtggtggagaaactgaagaagacgagactccaggctgctcctcctgatcactcttctgctgatcctgaagatgtggagtgtgatttctgtactgggagaaaacacaaagccgtccagtcctgcctggtgtgtctggcctcttactgtgaagctcacctccagcctcactaccaatctccagcctttaagaagcacaagctggtcaaagcctccagacgactccaggagcagatctgctctcagcacgataaactgctggaggtttACTGTCGCACCGACCAGCAGTGTATCTGCGTGCTGTGTACCATGGATGACCATAGAGGACATGATACAGTGTCACTTAAAGCAGAAAGATCTGAGAAACAG aagcagttggtggaaacacagaggaaatacaaggagagaatccaggagagagagaaggagcttcaggagTTAATAGAGGCTGTGGAGACTCACAAG cgctctgctcagacagcagtggaggacagtgagaagatcttcactgagatgatcctctccattgagagaagacgctctgaggtgaggcagatgatcagagatcaggagaaagctgcagtgagtgaagctgaagaacgtctgaagagactggagcaggagatcacagagctgaagaggagagatgctgatctagagaagctttcattcacagaggatcacatccatttcctccag agTTTTAAGTCTCTCTCAGCCCCTCCTGGATCTTCAGCATCACCTGCTTTTACTCTCAGTCGTCTCAACACGTTTGAAGTTGTCAAAaagtctgtttctcagctgagaggaaaactagacgaattctggaaagaggaatttgagaagacatcagctgcaggtaaaaactctttca TGCAGATCCTTCTTCCTCCTGAACCTAAAAGCAGAGAAGAGTTTCTGGAGT attcctgtcagctcacactggatccaaacacagccttTAAACACCTCTTCCTGtctgagaggaacacagtggtgacccgcagcaccacagtccagccatatcctgaccatccagacagatttgatgtatttcctcaggttctgtgtagagagagtgtgagtggacgctgctactgggaggttgggtggagaggagatggaggggttggtatagcagtgtcttataaaagcatctCCAGGAAGGGATACGGCGGGGAGTGTAGGTTTGGGGGTGATAATGATCAGTCTTGGAGATTGTTCTGTTATTTCTCCAGATACACATTCAGATACAATAATGAAGCTACTGAAATCTCTGGAGTGCCCGTCTCCtctagagtaggagtgtatgtggatcacagggcaggaactctgtccttctacagcatctctgataccatgaccctcatccacagagtccagaccaccttcactcagccgctctacgctgggtTTTGGTTAAACATCGACTCATCAGTTaatcttttactttcagcaaaatag